In the genome of Malania oleifera isolate guangnan ecotype guangnan chromosome 5, ASM2987363v1, whole genome shotgun sequence, the window aaaatgaaagaaaataaagacacttaaatctcgcagcatgatactgcgagatttgccacgtgtatGCTTTTCACTCGCTGgccatttaaatctcgcagcttggtgctaCGAGATTTGTTCCACCACCGTGCCACATGTCAGTTTCTTATTCGTTAGATTTTTAAATCTTgcagcatcaagctgcgagattacgtgagcatcattttggaaaatattttcccaataagagtattatttaatattttatttaattttaataataaaacgggaaaaaactcaacCTTACTCCTTAGTTCCATCCTCTCACAGATTGACACCCTCTCCTACCCTACCGAACCAGCACCTTGCCCTACCAATAGCTCAAATAGCTATttggaagaaaataaaatttcatattatattttgttatatTTCACCAGGTGCCCATTTATCatcttttaaaatatatatattaaataatattttttttaaaaaaaataattcccAAATTGACATGTGGCTCCAAGTAGCGAGATAAAGTCagaattattctgaaaaatactttCCAGAattagatattatttaatatattaaaaaaaaaagttaaaaccgGAATAAACTCCACACTTTAACCCCCGCCACCAACTCCGACAACCTCACTGTCTTCTTTGCAGGGCACCCTCAGTTCGTGAACAATGATTTCTACATAACAGGAGAATCATATGCAGGGCATTATATTTCTGCCGTAGCTGCTCGAGTCCATCAAGGAAACAAAGCTTAAGATGGAATTCATATAACTTGAAGGGATTTGCCATTTGAAATGAACTCACTGATCCCGCAATCCAATACAAAGCTTACACTGATTATGCATTGGACATGGGGATTATTAAGAAAACTGATTATAATCGCATTAAGAAGATCATTCCAGTGTGTGAAATGGCGATAAAACTCTGCGGCACTGATGGTACAATCTCTTGCATGGCTTCATATTTTGTTTGCAATGCCATATTCAGTAATATAATGCTGCTCGCTGGTGATACTAACTACTATGACATCAGAAAGAAGTGTGAGGGGACCCTCTGCTATGACTTCTCGAACATGGAGAAATTCCTGAACCAGAGGTCTGTCAGGGATGCACTTGGAGTTGGTGACTTAGACTTTGTTTCTTGTAGCCCTACAGTGTATCAGCCCTACAGAAATCTGGAAGTTGGTATTCCTGCTCTTCTTGAAGATGGGGTCAAGTTGCTAGTTTATGCTGGAGAATATGATCTCTTCTGCAACTGGCTTGGTAACTCAAGGTGGGTTCATGCCATGGAATGGTCCTGTCAAAAAGAGTTTGTAGCATCTCCTGAGACCCCTTTTATAGTTGATGGATCAGAGGCTGAAGTGTTGAAAAGCCATGGGCCTGTTGCCTTCCTCAAGGTCCACGACGCGGGTCATATGGTTCCTATGGATCAGCCCAAGGCTGCGTTAGAGATGCTGAAGAGGTGGACTCGGGGTAAACTTCCTGAAAACCCACTGCACACACCTCCAACACCTACCGTtaacacacacactaaaacacacacaaacCCACGCACCCCATGCACACTGTTTacacgtacacacacacacactgtctCACACACCCATACACGCACGACTCACACACATCAAACACCTACTGCTACAACACAAAACACACAATAAAAAAACACCTGCAGCTACACACGCAAACACAGAGAGTAAAATACACACACAGCGCCAATACACTCACACAGCACTCACATCCGCCCGCAGCGCACACGCACCCACAACAGTGCACACACATAACACCAGTACACGTACACACTAGCGTACACCGCTATATAGCCACATCACCAACTCCGGCAACCCCACTCCACGACACTAGCCACTGTCACCACTCAGCTTCCACCCAGAATAGAGCATGACTCCATGCTCCTTGCTGCCTGCAACCTGAGCACAACAACTCGAATTCCTGACCACAACTCCGGCGTCCCAACATTTACTCCCAGTCGTAGCCGTCTTCATTGCCAGCTTTAACCTCCAACAGACAGCCCCCTCCTGGTCTCCACATCCTGCCATCCACCACCATCTCTCTCACAGTAAAACACCCAGCAACACACACCTTTAACACTCACTGCGACGCATACAATGCACCCGCAGAAGAACACGCACTGTTTCACTACACACACTATTTACACACATTGTTTTATGCTTGCACTGCTACACACACTGCCACATACACTTACACACACACTGACACTCACCTACGCACCTACACACACACTGACACACTCCACTAAGCCACAATTTAAAATCTCACTCACTGCACACACCTAAACATCCCATGCATGCACATCACACACATGCACTATTATATTTTATCTCACTTCAttctatttgaattatttttgtatatatacttataattattaataaatcataaaaaggagaaaattaggagaaaattcataaaaatctaaaATATTGGACTCGACCGaaaccttaaactggttttttttttccgtagactggtcaacatttg includes:
- the LOC131155880 gene encoding serine carboxypeptidase 3-like, whose product is MGIIKKTDYNRIKKIIPVCEMAIKLCGTDGTISCMASYFVCNAIFSNIMLLAGDTNYYDIRKKCEGTLCYDFSNMEKFLNQRSVRDALGVGDLDFVSCSPTVYQPYRNLEVGIPALLEDGVKLLVYAGEYDLFCNWLGNSRWVHAMEWSCQKEFVASPETPFIVDGSEAEVLKSHGPVAFLKVHDAGHMVPMDQPKAALEMLKRWTRGKLPENPLHTPPTPTAAASVLGVAGNWCNKGAPVAAVFAGVAAGTAAVFAGVAVGTDAVLEAKELVLC